AAATTCACCTGTCATTAGAACAATAAGTCGAACCTCATCCAGTTCATTTAACTTTTCCACTACTTGATCCAAGAAAGCATCCCGTACGGAAAGCTGAACAATCGATTGAACGCGAATTCCAGCTTTGACAGGATTGACTACCCCGACAAGACGAAGGATTCCATCTTTTTGCAATTGTTGCACACGCGTGCGAATGGTTCTTTCTGTGACACCTAATTGACCTGCAATATGTGTAAACGGAGTGCGAGCGTTATCTTGCAGAAACTTCACAATTTCATAATCCAAATCATCCAAATTGCTCATCAATGGTTTCATTTGAAGATCTTCCATAATATCACCTGATTTCGTATTCAAATACCGTTTTAAGTTCTATATAATTTATATTTTCAAAATATTAGTATGAATTTCATCATTAAAATGATAATATCACTACGAATTTGAATTTTCAATATATTTGTTCCATTCTATTTATTGATAAAATTCAGCAATATTTAAGTGGCAGTAATGTTGTCAAATTATTTGGAAATATAGCGCCACGATATAAAAAAAGACAGCCTATGATTTTTCGGCCGTCTCATTTCCTTTCATGATTCAAATTTCACATGGCATTTTGATCAAATATTACAAAGATTTACTTTTAAATGCAATGAGTGCCTGACATGCAAGTTCTTGTCCGAATTTTTCGACGATTTGCGATCGGATTGCGGATTCACGGACAGATTGACTCCAATGAAGCATCTGCCTGGAAATCTTTTCGTACGCCTCAAGATCTGTTATTTCACTGATGGAACGGAATGACAATTGTTCGTTTCCGATTGAAATCGTAAATGTAAC
Above is a window of Fodinisporobacter ferrooxydans DNA encoding:
- a CDS encoding Lrp/AsnC family transcriptional regulator, whose translation is MKPLMSNLDDLDYEIVKFLQDNARTPFTHIAGQLGVTERTIRTRVQQLQKDGILRLVGVVNPVKAGIRVQSIVQLSVRDAFLDQVVEKLNELDEVRLIVLMTGEFQLLLEVFTRTNEELSDFVMNKLNKIEGITRSNVMIQLKHLKSKYKFIR